Proteins from a single region of Chanodichthys erythropterus isolate Z2021 chromosome 13, ASM2448905v1, whole genome shotgun sequence:
- the eda2r gene encoding tumor necrosis factor receptor superfamily member 27, producing MDCSIDEYYHSGQCHKCPQCPPGQELKEDCGYGVGVSAVCGVCDVRWFKEDWGSHPCALCQNCRRLNRHQIKHCTHTDNAVCGNCLPGFYSKMRLDGLEDLECLPCGPAPFRNIQCTRGEGIGVAKVQTTAPPIQNAASIVTACATTAVFTAVLFAIVCVTYQTRSSLRKTCKRCLTPVSHGYHDSDTTSVPMTTLHTIMQNTEMDRSSPCLPLKDPCMLEDITTTMTSDLGLHGSEVLPQVCTDPAKGVISQVTETPDVSSSDSALSNQHAVLTLVGGQFTVRPCCAVEHRTAWGLHAPVECTELDLQHLSTTPEIQIFRTSDIISRNIPQCMSSDSSLPSGLMLRDLERERREGGKGHLLM from the exons ATGGATTGCTCGATAGACGAGTATTATCACAGTGGACAATGTCACAAGTGCCCACAGTGTCCACCCGGCCAAGAATTGAAAGAG GACTGTGGTTATGGTGTAGGAGTGTCGGCAGTGTGCGGCGTGTGTGATGTTCGGTGGTTTAAGGAAGACTGGGGTTCTCACCCTTGTGCACTGTGCCAGAACTGCCGCAGACTCAACAGACACCAAATCAAGCACTGCACGCACACAGACAACGCAGTCTGCGGAAACTGCCTCCCAGG TTTCTACAGCAAAATGCGATTGGACGGATTAGAAGATTTGGAATGCCTTCCATGTGGTCCCGCCCCCTTCAGAAACATACAGTGTACCC GAGGAGAAGGGATTGGTGTGGCAAAAGTCCAGACCACAGCACCTCCTATCCAAAATGCTGCCTCTATAGTGACCGCTTGTGCAACAACAGCTGTATTCACAGCTGTACTGTTTGCCATTGTGTGTGTCACCTACCAGACACGGTCTTCACTCAGGAAAACATGCAAAC GTTGTTTAACACCGGTCAGCCATGGTTACCACGACAGTGATACAACCTCGGTTCCTATGACAACCCTACACACAATAATGCAGAACACAGAAATGGACAGATCAA GTCCTTGTCTACCACTGAAGGACCCCTGCATGCTTGAAGACATCACCACCACAATGACCTCTGATCTTGGCCTGCATGGGTCTGAAGTTCTTCCTCAGGTCTGCACTGATCCTGCAAAGGGAGTCATCTCGCAAGTAACAGAAACACCTGATGTTTCTTCTTCAGACTCTGCCCTCTCCAACCAGCATGCCGTTCTCACTCTGGTAGGAGGACAGTTTACAGTGAGGCCCTGCTGTGCCGTAGAGCATCGGACAGCCTGGGGGCTTCATGCTCCAGTAGAGTGCACTGAACTGGACCTTCAGCACCTCTCCACCACCCCAGAGATCCAGATATTTAGGACTTCAGACATCATATCCAGAAATATCCCACAGTGTATGAGCTCAGACTCCAGTCTGCCTTCAGGCCTGATGCTGCGAGACCTGGAGAGAGAAAGAAGGGAAGGTGGAAAAGGACATTTGTTAATGTGA